A region from the Gemmatimonadota bacterium genome encodes:
- the plsY gene encoding glycerol-3-phosphate 1-O-acyltransferase PlsY, producing the protein MSPFLLTALAYVVGATPTSFWVGKAKGIDLRTRGSGNLGATNAFRVLGWRAALPVIVVDVFKGWLPAWVFPRLDGDAAWGWVLAYGGAAIVGHMFSFWVRFRGGKGVATSGGVFIALAPLAALVGFVVWALTVVLTRFVSVGSIAAALALPIAIALTAPPGGRALLGFTSGLAAFVIWAHRSNVGRLLRGEEPRIGRRAPAGTP; encoded by the coding sequence ATGAGTCCCTTTCTCCTCACGGCTCTGGCCTATGTGGTCGGTGCCACCCCGACCTCCTTCTGGGTCGGGAAGGCGAAGGGAATCGACCTGCGCACTCGAGGAAGCGGCAACCTGGGCGCCACGAATGCATTCCGGGTGCTCGGCTGGCGCGCCGCTCTCCCGGTCATCGTGGTCGACGTCTTCAAGGGCTGGTTGCCTGCATGGGTCTTCCCCCGCCTGGATGGAGACGCAGCCTGGGGATGGGTCCTCGCGTACGGGGGCGCGGCCATCGTCGGACACATGTTCTCGTTCTGGGTTCGCTTCCGCGGCGGGAAGGGAGTGGCGACCAGCGGGGGCGTCTTCATCGCTCTGGCGCCCCTGGCGGCTCTGGTTGGGTTCGTGGTTTGGGCCCTGACGGTCGTCCTCACGCGCTTCGTTTCGGTCGGATCGATCGCAGCCGCTCTGGCCTTGCCGATCGCCATCGCCCTTACTGCCCCCCCCGGTGGCCGCGCTCTACTCGGCTTCACGAGTGGGCTGGCAGCGTTCGTGATCTGGGCGCACCGTAGCAACGTCGGCCGCCTGCTCCGCGGGGAGGAGCCTCGCATCGGTCGCCGCGCGCCTGCAGGGACCCCGTGA
- a CDS encoding NAD(P)H-dependent glycerol-3-phosphate dehydrogenase: protein MKGPARVTVVGAGSWGTAIAGLLAGKGLPVCLWAREPEVVDAIRSSGDNAVFLPGVRLPPALEVTNDLREAVSGAGVIVSVSPAQHVRAVMEPIAAGLEADVQIISASKGIEIRSLERMDGVFRALLTPRQMETFTVISGPSFAAEVAAGAPTAVVVASASEEARLQAQALFQTDVFRVYTTPDVIGVELAGALKNVIALAAGVVAGLGFGHNTRAALMTRGLAEIARLGIRMGALRETFAGLAGMGDLVLTCTGELSRNRTVGYRLGRGESIQSILGEMHTVAEGVATVEAVVALAEREGVDMPIASEVHAILTQGRAPREAIRRLMMRDPKPEDWS from the coding sequence GTGAAGGGGCCGGCGCGGGTCACGGTCGTCGGGGCGGGAAGCTGGGGTACCGCCATCGCCGGTTTGCTGGCGGGCAAGGGCCTGCCGGTCTGCCTCTGGGCGCGCGAACCGGAAGTGGTCGACGCCATCCGCTCCAGCGGCGACAACGCTGTCTTCCTCCCGGGTGTGCGGCTTCCTCCAGCGTTGGAGGTGACCAACGACCTCCGCGAGGCCGTCTCCGGCGCTGGGGTGATCGTTTCCGTCAGCCCCGCTCAGCACGTCCGCGCGGTCATGGAGCCGATCGCTGCTGGGTTGGAAGCCGACGTCCAGATCATCTCCGCCTCCAAGGGGATCGAGATCCGCTCGCTGGAGCGCATGGATGGCGTCTTTCGCGCATTGCTGACGCCGCGCCAGATGGAGACGTTCACCGTGATCTCGGGACCGAGCTTCGCCGCCGAGGTCGCAGCCGGTGCACCGACTGCGGTGGTCGTCGCCAGCGCCAGCGAGGAAGCGCGCCTGCAGGCCCAAGCCCTCTTCCAGACCGACGTGTTCCGTGTCTATACCACCCCCGACGTGATCGGCGTCGAGCTGGCGGGCGCTCTCAAGAACGTGATCGCGCTCGCCGCCGGTGTCGTCGCCGGCCTGGGCTTCGGCCACAACACGCGGGCGGCCCTGATGACCCGGGGACTGGCCGAGATCGCCCGCTTGGGGATCCGGATGGGCGCCCTGCGGGAAACCTTCGCGGGGCTGGCGGGAATGGGCGACCTGGTCCTGACGTGCACCGGCGAGCTCAGCCGCAACCGCACGGTCGGCTACCGCCTCGGTCGGGGCGAGAGCATCCAGTCGATCCTCGGCGAGATGCACACGGTAGCAGAGGGAGTCGCGACGGTTGAAGCCGTCGTGGCCCTGGCCGAGCGCGAAGGCGTGGACATGCCGATCGCTTCGGAGGTGCACGCCATCCTGACCCAGGGGCGCGCGCCCCGAGAAGCGATTCGACGCCTGATGATGCGAGACCCGAAACCCGAGGATTGGTCGTGA
- a CDS encoding prepilin-type N-terminal cleavage/methylation domain-containing protein, whose protein sequence is MNSRPSQGGFTLVELIVAVVILAVGILGFLGTQTLLVRQGTDADLRTERAAARQSVAERLAAVPYDSILDGSSTVGRFEVTWDVEVLARAKAVRIVTVGPGFRAPAPGQAPTLVPAVADTTHLRISRP, encoded by the coding sequence GTGAACAGCCGCCCGTCCCAAGGGGGCTTCACGCTCGTGGAGCTGATCGTGGCCGTGGTGATCCTGGCGGTGGGGATCCTCGGCTTCCTGGGAACCCAGACGCTGCTTGTACGGCAGGGCACCGACGCGGATCTCCGTACCGAACGGGCGGCCGCCCGCCAGAGCGTGGCGGAGCGCCTCGCGGCCGTCCCCTACGACTCGATCCTGGACGGCAGCAGCACGGTGGGCCGCTTCGAGGTCACCTGGGACGTGGAGGTCCTCGCGCGTGCCAAGGCGGTCCGGATCGTCACGGTCGGACCCGGGTTCCGAGCTCCAGCCCCCGGGCAAGCCCCTACGCTCGTACCCGCCGTGGCCGATAC
- the surE gene encoding 5'/3'-nucleotidase SurE — protein sequence MSILCTNDDGYLAEGLRVLAEAARSIGTVTVVAPDREQSATSHSLTLHHPLRVRRAADGAHVVDGTPTDCVLLAVNELLLDTRPGLCLSGVNHGPNMGEDVLYSGTVAAAMEATVLGIRSVAVSYTGEQYEEISAWTDRLAVLFRDLARNARFPDHTLLNVNLPAIDPADLQGVRITSLGRRRYQDAITRANDPRGREYFWIGGGVASWQGGEHSDFKAVSEGYISITPVYLDLTNYALMEELRTWEFSQ from the coding sequence CTGAGCATCCTCTGCACCAACGACGACGGGTACCTGGCCGAGGGCTTGCGCGTGCTGGCGGAGGCGGCGCGCAGCATCGGCACGGTGACCGTGGTGGCGCCGGACCGCGAGCAGAGCGCCACCAGCCACTCCCTGACGCTCCACCATCCTCTGCGGGTACGGCGCGCGGCCGACGGGGCACACGTGGTGGACGGCACACCCACGGATTGCGTTCTGTTGGCTGTGAACGAACTGCTCCTCGACACGCGCCCGGGGCTCTGTCTATCGGGTGTCAATCACGGACCCAACATGGGCGAGGACGTGCTGTACTCGGGCACGGTGGCTGCGGCCATGGAGGCTACCGTGCTCGGCATCCGCTCGGTAGCCGTCTCCTACACCGGTGAGCAGTACGAAGAGATCTCGGCCTGGACCGACCGTCTGGCAGTGCTGTTCCGGGACCTGGCGCGCAATGCGCGCTTCCCCGACCACACGCTGCTGAACGTGAACCTGCCTGCCATCGATCCCGCCGACCTGCAAGGCGTTCGCATCACCAGCCTGGGGCGGCGGCGCTATCAGGACGCCATCACCCGGGCCAACGATCCCCGCGGTCGCGAGTACTTCTGGATCGGGGGCGGTGTCGCCAGCTGGCAGGGCGGAGAGCACTCCGATTTCAAAGCCGTCAGCGAAGGGTACATCTCGATCACTCCGGTCTACCTGGACCTGACCAACTACGCGCTCATGGAGGAGCTGCGCACGTGGGAGTTCAGCCAGTAG
- a CDS encoding prepilin-type N-terminal cleavage/methylation domain-containing protein — MRDRRGVTFVELLIVFAVSAILLGIAWTATGRARSAFAVRSARNAFASLSARARATAVERGHLVYLDVTEDGDSAWISEGGPPIEVLRFDVLAQVEVTPTLRQCLGPRGLALPGCGSVGGPVQVRFTRDGRWAEGTLLPLGQFVEGPQGP, encoded by the coding sequence ATGCGGGACCGCCGTGGCGTCACCTTCGTGGAGCTCCTGATCGTGTTCGCGGTGAGCGCCATCCTGCTCGGGATCGCCTGGACCGCGACAGGTCGGGCACGCTCCGCCTTTGCGGTGCGCTCGGCGCGGAACGCCTTTGCCAGCCTGTCGGCCCGCGCGCGCGCCACCGCCGTCGAGAGGGGCCATCTGGTGTACCTGGACGTGACCGAGGACGGCGACAGTGCCTGGATCAGCGAGGGCGGCCCCCCGATCGAGGTTCTGCGCTTCGACGTGCTGGCCCAGGTGGAGGTGACTCCGACCCTGCGCCAATGCCTGGGCCCACGGGGCCTGGCCCTTCCGGGGTGCGGCTCGGTCGGCGGCCCCGTTCAGGTCCGCTTCACCCGCGACGGCCGCTGGGCGGAGGGCACGCTGCTTCCGCTCGGTCAGTTCGTGGAGGGACCGCAGGGTCCGTGA
- a CDS encoding YqaA family protein → MTLAAPEASTERRGPIRRLYDWMLHWAETPHGPAALAAMAAAESSFFPIPPDPLLLALCLGANRKAFRFAGIATAASVVGGLVGYGIGAGLWSVLADPFFQYVPGVTPEAFDKIQSFYERFDFWAVFLAGLTPFPYKVVTISSGVFGINLGVFLLSSILSRGLRFFLVAGLIYRYGAPVKVFIEKNFNLLSWAFGILLVLGFAVIKLIL, encoded by the coding sequence GTGACACTGGCTGCCCCGGAGGCCTCGACCGAGCGCCGAGGACCGATCCGCCGGCTCTACGACTGGATGCTCCACTGGGCCGAAACGCCGCACGGGCCCGCCGCGCTCGCTGCGATGGCGGCGGCGGAGTCGTCGTTCTTCCCGATTCCCCCGGATCCGCTGCTGCTGGCCCTTTGCCTGGGAGCCAATCGGAAGGCGTTCCGGTTCGCCGGGATCGCCACCGCCGCCTCCGTAGTGGGGGGACTGGTGGGGTATGGCATCGGTGCTGGCCTCTGGAGCGTGCTGGCCGACCCCTTCTTCCAGTACGTGCCCGGAGTCACGCCCGAGGCCTTCGACAAGATCCAGTCGTTCTACGAGCGTTTCGACTTCTGGGCCGTGTTCCTCGCCGGCTTGACACCGTTCCCTTACAAGGTCGTCACGATCTCTTCCGGCGTATTCGGCATCAACCTGGGCGTGTTCCTCTTGTCCAGCATCCTGAGCCGGGGGCTGCGCTTCTTCCTGGTGGCGGGCCTCATCTACCGCTACGGGGCACCCGTGAAGGTCTTCATCGAGAAGAACTTCAACCTGCTGAGCTGGGCCTTCGGCATCCTGCTCGTGCTCGGCTTCGCGGTCATCAAGCTCATCCTCTAG
- a CDS encoding MerR family transcriptional regulator yields MTTPDEPIAKKAYYSIGEVCELTGLKPHVLRYWETQFESLRPIKNRAGNRVFKPADIEMVLLIKHLLYDQKYTITGARRHLKKTRRSAELKDERKQAVTPGLLDEIRDELHSLLDILTPDQGAEQAR; encoded by the coding sequence GTGACGACTCCCGATGAACCGATCGCCAAGAAAGCCTACTACTCCATCGGGGAGGTCTGCGAGCTGACGGGGCTGAAGCCACACGTCCTTCGCTACTGGGAGACGCAGTTCGAGTCGCTGCGCCCGATCAAGAACCGCGCGGGGAACCGCGTGTTCAAACCAGCCGACATCGAGATGGTGCTCCTGATCAAGCACCTCTTGTATGACCAGAAGTACACGATCACGGGAGCTCGCCGCCATCTGAAGAAGACCCGGCGCTCCGCCGAGCTCAAGGACGAGCGCAAGCAGGCGGTGACCCCGGGCCTGTTGGACGAGATCCGAGACGAGCTCCACTCGCTGCTGGACATTCTCACCCCGGATCAGGGCGCGGAGCAGGCCCGGTGA
- a CDS encoding protein-L-isoaspartate(D-aspartate) O-methyltransferase, with translation MGVQPVDGFRFVGQRRRLIERIRDAGITDLALLELFDRVPRHLFLPEGVWNRAYDDAPVPIGFGQTASQPSLQAMMLAALDPRPTDVVLEIGTGSGFLTALLARLADRVYSVERERALSQRARTALDQLEIRNVALLVGDGTIGWRKYAPFDVIVVSAGAPTVPEALIEQLAEGGRMLIPVGDRDEQRLMLVRRVEGQILQEDARIPCRFVPLIGKFGWSKELDT, from the coding sequence GTGGGAGTTCAGCCAGTAGACGGGTTCCGCTTCGTGGGGCAGCGGCGTCGACTGATCGAGCGGATCCGCGACGCCGGGATCACCGATCTCGCCCTGTTGGAGCTGTTCGACCGCGTTCCCCGGCACCTGTTCCTGCCGGAGGGCGTGTGGAATCGTGCCTACGACGATGCCCCGGTGCCGATCGGCTTCGGGCAAACCGCGTCGCAGCCCTCGCTGCAAGCGATGATGCTGGCCGCCCTCGACCCCAGGCCCACCGACGTCGTGCTCGAGATCGGCACGGGAAGCGGGTTTCTCACCGCGCTTCTGGCGCGCTTGGCGGACCGCGTCTACTCCGTGGAACGAGAACGCGCCCTGTCGCAGCGGGCGCGCACGGCTCTGGATCAGTTGGAGATCCGCAACGTGGCGTTGCTCGTGGGCGACGGCACCATCGGTTGGCGGAAGTATGCACCCTTCGACGTCATCGTGGTGTCGGCGGGTGCGCCCACGGTCCCGGAGGCACTCATCGAACAGTTGGCCGAAGGGGGCCGCATGCTGATCCCGGTGGGAGACCGGGACGAGCAGCGCCTCATGCTCGTTCGGCGGGTGGAGGGCCAGATCTTGCAGGAGGACGCACGGATCCCCTGTAGGTTCGTCCCCCTGATCGGAAAGTTCGGATGGAGCAAGGAGCTGGACACGTGA